A region from the Triticum urartu cultivar G1812 chromosome 1, Tu2.1, whole genome shotgun sequence genome encodes:
- the LOC125544816 gene encoding nuclear pore complex protein NUP107-like encodes MEVDPSPSPSPPPMSTPGYFDPESSRLREEYRRYRKRLSSSNDSPMLGTSVSRFSEARALRDGSSIPRRPNAGLLLEEVKQEAADYSDIDGLNGPKLLDGGSGRKVARSALNLVKLEDDMPREGETTFTTFASLLDSAIQGLMPFPDVILQFERTCRNASESLRYATTGKVRMVEDKLMQQKSQLLLDEAASWSLLWYLYGKANEELPEGLFMSPTTSHQEACRYVATDLTAQLCLRIVLWLEGLASESLDLERKVRGSHVGSYLPSSGVWHRTQRYLKRRNNDSNIVKHVDFDAPTREVAQLLPDDKKQDELLLEDIWTLLRAGRLEEACELCRSAGQSWRAATLCPFGGIDLFPSLEAMLKNGNSRTLQAIELESGIGRQWRLWKWASYCASEKIAEHDGGQYEMAVYALQCSNLKRTLPICTDWESACWAMAKSWLDVKVDIELSQYQTSRPEEKEFDDDMNGTQLGPENWPYHVLDQQPRDIAALLQKLHSSDLVHETVSRACREQHRQIEMNLMSGNLAHLLDLLWSWLSSIEEGQNVLRSRDDSDMIRFGAHIVLVLRYLLSNEMEDEFEEKLVTVGDLIINMYVRYLFSEGQEELVGVYASQLERDVCIDLFVDMMELRLNSSLHTMYKLFLSAVEYLPFSSGDASKACFEEIIERVLSRSRETKPHQYSEDFSDVVEQHHLQALQKAMIIQWLCFTPPSSIPGFEMITGKLLIRALMHSNTLFREFSLISMRRVPELPVGPHKLLAILAEPLKQKENLFSLEDQEVSDNLEEFEDWHEYYSLDATYRGWLRCEMENSSVPPEMLSAEEKDQAVAAATQTLELAFLLLEREERPWLNAVETSSFQSSELVFLELHATAILCLPSGECMIPDATSCTALTSALYSTVSEEDMLHRQLKVEVKVSSKDPCCIEVALRCLATEGDGFGLHEANDGGLLAAIMAAGFKGELNRFQPGVSMEISRLDAWYSDCNGSVESTAAYIIRGLCRRCCLPETILRSMQASISLSEAGDSLDRCDKLIELVASSDSGMMHLFSQQQLQEFLIFERECFICKMELEEEQRPADG; translated from the exons ATGGAGGTGGACCCGTCGCCGTCTCCGTCCCCGCCGCCAATGTCGACGCCGGGCTACTTCGACCCGGAGTCCTCCCGCCTCCGGGAGGAGTACCGCCGCTACAG AAAGAGACTATCTTCTTCAAATGACTCCCCAATGCTGGGGACCTCAGTCTCCAGATTCTCAGAAGCAAGGGCGTTGCGTGATGGAAGCAGCATACCTAGGCGGCCCAATGCTGGTCTACTACTTGAAGAAGTCAAGCAGGAGGCTGCTGATTATTCCGACATTGATGGCTTGAATGGACCGAAACTGCTGGATGGTGGTTCAGGTAGGAAGGTGGCAAGATCAGCATTGAATCTGGTCAAGCTGGAGGACGATATGCCACGAGAAGGAGAAACAACTTTTACAACGTTTGCATCCCTTCTTGATTCAGCGATACAAG GATTGATGCCCTTCCCAGACGTGATTTTACAATTTGAGAGGACATGTAGAAACGCTTCAGAGTCACTAAG GTATGCCACCACAGGAAAGGTTCGGATGGTGGAGGATAAACTTATGCAGCAAAAATCACAGCTATTACTGGATGAAGCTGCTTCTTGGTCACTTCTTTGGTACCTCTATGGGAAAG CAAATGAAGAGCTTCCTGAAGGACTATTCATG TCACCAACTACATCCCATCAGGAGGCTTGCCGCTATGTTGCAACAGATCTTACAGCACAATTGTGTCTGCGGATTGTACTTTGGCTTGAAGGACTTGCTTCTGAAAGTCTTGATTTGGAGAGAAAG GTGAGAGGATCTCATGTTGGTTCATATCTACCAAGTTCTGGCGTTTGGCATCGTACACAGAGGTACCTAAAGAGAAGGAATAATGATTCTAATATAGTGAAGCATGTGGATTTTGATGCTCCAACTCGTGAAGTAGCCCAACTTCTTCCTGATGACAAG AAGCAAGACGAATTGCTTTTAGAAGATATCTGGACTCTCTTAAGAGCTGGAAGATTAGAAGAGGCATGTGAATTGTGCCGATCTGCTGGACAG TCATGGAGAGCTGCCACTCTTTGCCCCTTTGGTGGCATAGATCTGTTTCCTTCCCTGGAGGCCATGCTCAAGAATGGAAATTCTAGAACACTACAAGCAATTGAACTGGAAAGTGGTATTGGACGGCAGTGGCGTCTTTGGAAATGGGCATCCTATTGTGCTTCAGAG AAAATTGCTGAACACGATGGTGGCCAGTATGAGATGGCTGTATATGCTTTACAGTGCAGTAACTTGAAGCGTACCTTGCCAATCTGTACTGACTGGGAG TCAGCTTGCTGGGCAATGGCTAAATCCTGGCTAGATGTTAAAGTGGATATAGAATTATCTCAATATCAAACCAGCAGACCAGAAGAGAAAGAGTTTGATGATGATATGAATGGAACCCAGCTTGGCCCAGAAAATTGGCCATATCATGTTCTTGATCAGCAACCTCGTGATATAGCTGCACTTCTGCAGAAACTCCACTCAAG TGACCTTGTTCATGAAACTGTTTCTCGAGCATGTCGGGAGCAGCATCGACAAATTGAG ATGAATCTCATGAGTGGAAATTTAGCTCATCTTCTTGACCTTCTATGGTCATGGTTGTCTTCCATCGAAGAGGGTCAAAACGTCTTGAG GTCCCGTGATGATTCCGACATGATACGTTTTGGGGCACATATTGTTCTTGTTTTAAGATACCTTCTCAGCAATGAAATGGAAGACGAGTTTGAGGAAAAGCTGGTTACTGTCGGTGATCTCATCATCAACAT GTACGTGAGATACTTGTTTTCAGAGGGGCAGGAAGAGTTGGTTGGAGTATATGCCTCTCAGCTTGAACGTGATGTTTGCATTGATTTGTTTGTGGACATGATGGAACTAAGGTTAAATAGCAG CTTGCATACCATGTACAAGCTTTTCCTCTCTGCTGTGGAGTATCTGCCATTCTCATCTGGAGATGCATCCAAGGCTTGTTTTGAAGAGATAATTGAGAG AGTTCTTTCAAGGTCTCGAGAAACAAAACCCCATCAGTACAGTGAAGATTTTTCTGATGTTGTGGAACAGCATCACCTGCAAGCACTTCAGAAGGCAATGATCATTCAGTGGCTTTGCTTCACACCACCATCCTCAATTCCAGGCTTTGAGATGATCACAGGGAAACTTCTGATACGGGCATTGATGCATAG CAACACACTATTCAGAGAGTTTTCCTTAATATCAATGAGGAGAGTCCCTGAACTACCAGTAGGACCACATAAGTTGCTTGCCATCCTTGCCGAACCATTGAAACAAAAGGAAAATTTATTTTCGCTGGAAGATCAAGAGGTGTCTGATAACTTAGAAGAGTTTGAAGATTGG CACGAATATTACTCCCTGGATGCAACATACCGGGGTTGGCTTAGATGCGAGATGGAGAATTCTTCTGTTCCCCCTGAAATGCTTTCGGCAGAAGAAAAGGATCAAGCTGTTGCTGCAGCAACACAAACACTGGAGTTAGCATTCTTGTTATTAGAAA GGGAAGAGAGACCATGGTTAAATGCTGTCGAGACAAGCTCATTTCAGTCATCAGAGCTTGTTTTCCTTGAGTTGCATGCAACGGCAATACTCTGTCTACCTTCTGGGGAATGCATGATACCAGATGCAACATCATGCACGGCTCTGACTAGTGCACTTTATTCAACTGTCAGCGAAGAGGATATGCTGCATCGTCAGCTGAAG GTGGAAGTTAAGGTCTCGTCTAAAGATCCTTGCTGTATTGAAGTTGCGCTCCGTTGCTTAGCAACAGAAGGTGATGGGTTTGGGCTTCATGAAGCCAATGATGGAGGTCTTCTTGCTGCAATTATGGCCGCTGGCTTTAAAG GTGAACTCAATCGGTTTCAACCTGGAGTTTCAATGGAAATTTCACGACTTGATGCTTGGTATTCTGATTGTAATGGTTCGGTTGAAAGTACTGCTGCTTATATCATTCGAGGGCTTTGCCGAAGATGCTGCCTGCCGGAAACAATTCTACGCTCCATGCAG GCATCCATCTCCCTTTCCGAAGCTGGCGATTCTCTAGATCGTTGTGATAAACTCATCGAGTTAGTTGCTTCATCAGATTCTGGGATGATGCACTTGTTCAGCCAGCAGCAGTTACAG GAGTTCCTGATTTTTGAGAGGGAGTGCTTCATATGTAAAATGGAGCTTGAGGAAGAGCAGAGGCCTGCTGATGGCTAA